From a region of the Halomonas sp. HL-93 genome:
- a CDS encoding LysR family transcriptional regulator encodes MRTLRHFDLNLLLVFETLMRERHVTRAAEKLHLSQPAISHALKRLREALDDPLLVRTENGLQPTPRAQALLPVVQQALAALQKGLAPPAIFSPSATTRRFTLATTDYFEEVMYPEFLRQLLNIAPGVRFAIELITPEVISDALEQRQVDMVVGLDSQHSLPSGVIQTPWMKEALVCLAATHNDRVGDTLALEQFARQPHVELADISGMLPSNIDSCLARHGLQRRVMSKNLNYIAGARVVALTDAIMTLPRQMAERFSAMLPVRLVSPPSELPALNMTLIQHGLYANDPDIVWLEQQLVAFAETFTQATVESKV; translated from the coding sequence ATGCGCACGCTTCGCCACTTTGACCTTAATCTGCTGTTGGTGTTTGAGACGCTGATGCGTGAGCGTCATGTCACGCGGGCGGCAGAAAAGCTACATTTAAGCCAGCCAGCCATCAGCCACGCGTTGAAGCGGCTACGCGAGGCACTGGACGACCCGCTGCTGGTGCGCACTGAAAACGGCTTACAGCCAACGCCCAGGGCGCAGGCGCTTTTGCCGGTGGTGCAACAGGCACTTGCCGCGCTGCAGAAAGGTTTGGCACCGCCTGCAATCTTCTCACCAAGCGCCACTACCCGGCGCTTTACCCTGGCTACCACCGATTATTTTGAAGAGGTCATGTACCCGGAATTTCTTCGCCAACTGCTTAACATCGCCCCAGGGGTTCGCTTTGCCATCGAGCTGATTACTCCTGAGGTGATTAGCGATGCCTTGGAGCAGCGTCAAGTGGATATGGTGGTTGGGTTGGATAGCCAGCACAGCTTGCCCAGCGGGGTGATACAAACGCCGTGGATGAAAGAAGCGCTGGTATGCCTGGCGGCTACCCATAACGACCGCGTCGGCGATACGCTGGCGTTGGAGCAGTTTGCCCGCCAGCCCCATGTGGAGCTCGCGGATATTAGTGGAATGCTGCCGAGCAATATCGACAGCTGTCTGGCGCGGCATGGCTTACAGCGGCGCGTGATGTCCAAAAACCTGAACTACATTGCCGGTGCCAGGGTGGTGGCGCTGACGGATGCCATTATGACGCTGCCGCGCCAAATGGCCGAGCGCTTTAGTGCTATGCTGCCGGTTCGATTGGTTTCGCCGCCAAGCGAGTTACCCGCGTTGAACATGACGCTGATCCAGCACGGGCTATATGCTAACGACCCTGACATTGTATGGTTAGAGCAGCAGTTGGTCGCGTTTGCCGAGACGTTTACTCAGGCAACGGTTGAATCAAAGGTTTAA
- a CDS encoding ABC transporter transmembrane domain-containing protein → MTQRPNPRVLLRLLGLLRPYRLRLALAGLALLLASGSVLLLGNGLRLVIDRGFLAADDQALAQTLGLMLAVVTVLAMASALRYYQVTWIGERLAADLRQRVFDHLLSLEPSFFESASDGRAAGEIASRLTADTSVLQSLFGSSVSLALRNVVMLIGAVVLMLITQPWLSAMVLVGIPATLLPIVWYGRRVRRLSRTSQDRVAELGRYAEEALSGIQTLQAFTHEAEDKTHYGQRVEQAFGSAVERTQQRAWLTGIAMLVVFAAVGLMLWQGGQAVLAGTMSAGELSAFIFYAVLAAGAIATLAEVAGDVQRAAGAAERLLELLDTQPAIQSPANPHALPNPPRGEITLKNISFTYPGRETPALEGFDLHIQPGERVAVVGPSGAGKSTLLALLLRFYDPCHGRITLDGMDIRTLDLAALRGTMGLVAQEPVLFSGSVADNLRYGDPDATSERLRIAAQDASALDFIDALPQGFDTPLGPGGVQLSGGQRQRLAIARALLKDPAVLLLDEATSALDAESERLVQQALDRLMVGRTSIVIAHRLATVIAADRLLVLDGGRLVAAGTHSELINSSALYRHLAALQFGG, encoded by the coding sequence ATGACCCAACGCCCTAATCCCCGTGTATTGCTGCGCTTGCTGGGTCTGCTGCGCCCTTATCGTCTGCGCCTGGCGTTGGCTGGTCTGGCGCTGTTATTGGCGTCGGGCAGCGTGTTGTTGCTGGGCAATGGGCTACGACTGGTCATCGACCGCGGTTTTCTGGCGGCGGATGATCAGGCGCTGGCCCAGACACTTGGTTTGATGCTGGCCGTGGTAACGGTGCTGGCGATGGCCTCCGCGTTGCGTTATTACCAGGTCACCTGGATTGGCGAGCGCCTGGCGGCCGACCTGCGTCAGCGCGTGTTTGACCACTTGCTTAGCCTGGAGCCGAGCTTTTTCGAGAGCGCCAGTGACGGTCGTGCCGCCGGGGAAATCGCTTCGCGTCTAACCGCAGATACGAGTGTGTTGCAGAGCCTGTTTGGCTCCTCGGTATCGTTGGCCCTGCGCAATGTGGTGATGCTTATCGGTGCGGTGGTGTTAATGCTGATCACCCAGCCGTGGCTGTCGGCGATGGTGCTGGTGGGTATCCCGGCCACGCTGCTGCCGATCGTGTGGTATGGCCGCCGGGTGCGGCGACTTTCACGCACCAGTCAGGACCGGGTCGCCGAACTTGGCCGCTATGCCGAAGAGGCGCTGAGCGGTATCCAAACGCTCCAGGCGTTTACCCACGAAGCGGAGGATAAAACCCATTATGGTCAGCGCGTGGAACAGGCGTTTGGCAGTGCCGTGGAGCGTACCCAGCAGCGCGCCTGGCTGACCGGTATCGCTATGCTGGTGGTGTTTGCCGCCGTAGGGCTAATGCTCTGGCAGGGTGGTCAGGCGGTGTTGGCCGGCACCATGAGCGCGGGTGAACTTTCGGCGTTTATTTTTTATGCGGTATTAGCGGCAGGGGCCATTGCCACGCTGGCAGAAGTGGCGGGGGATGTGCAGCGCGCGGCAGGCGCGGCGGAGCGGCTGCTGGAGCTGCTTGATACCCAGCCCGCTATCCAGTCGCCCGCAAACCCGCATGCCCTGCCTAACCCGCCGCGTGGCGAGATTACGCTGAAAAATATTAGCTTCACCTACCCCGGCCGGGAAACACCAGCGCTTGAAGGGTTTGATCTGCATATCCAGCCGGGGGAACGGGTGGCCGTGGTAGGGCCTTCAGGGGCGGGCAAGAGCACGCTCTTGGCACTGCTGTTGCGCTTTTATGACCCATGCCACGGGCGCATTACGCTTGATGGCATGGACATCCGCACCCTGGACCTTGCCGCTCTACGCGGCACTATGGGGCTGGTGGCCCAAGAGCCGGTGCTGTTCAGCGGCTCGGTGGCTGACAATCTACGCTATGGTGACCCTGACGCGACAAGCGAAAGGCTGCGAATTGCCGCTCAGGATGCCAGCGCCCTGGATTTCATCGACGCGCTTCCCCAGGGCTTTGATACCCCGCTTGGCCCGGGTGGCGTGCAGCTTTCCGGCGGTCAGCGCCAGCGCCTCGCCATTGCCCGCGCACTGCTCAAAGACCCCGCCGTGCTGTTGCTGGATGAAGCCACCAGTGCTTTGGATGCGGAGAGTGAGCGTCTGGTGCAACAGGCGCTGGACCGGTTGATGGTCGGGCGCACCAGTATCGTGATTGCCCACCGGCTGGCCACGGTAATCGCCGCCGACCGCCTGCTGGTGCTCGACGGCGGCCGGTTAGTGGCGGCGGGGACGCACAGTGAACTGATCAACTCCAGTGCGCTTTATCGCCATCTCGCAGCGTTGCAGTTTGGCGGTTAA
- the folE2 gene encoding GTP cyclohydrolase FolE2 has protein sequence MTVLTLPDVASQTTRLTSTLTWVGMEGIALPIRLGVSGVNAKIAAGVSLEDPEARGIHMSRLYLALQPLEEAPLTLPVIKEVLKTFIASQEGLSQHAYLSVEGELLLKREALISPLAGWKSYPFTLRCQLTPEGFQAELGLTVGYSSTCPCSAALARQLVQQAFEEDFSEIPLTQSAVSAWLGSEEGILATPHSQRSSVECRLRLAEADNDELPIEGLIDHIEKALGTALQTAVKRIDEQAFALANGQNLMFCEDAARRVDKALRQSPGVTGFQLKVVHAESLHAHNAVACSEWNW, from the coding sequence ATGACCGTTTTAACCTTACCCGATGTCGCAAGCCAAACCACCCGCTTAACGAGCACACTGACGTGGGTAGGGATGGAGGGCATTGCGCTACCTATCCGGCTAGGGGTGAGCGGTGTAAACGCCAAAATTGCGGCAGGGGTTAGCCTTGAGGATCCCGAGGCGCGGGGTATTCATATGTCGCGTCTCTACTTGGCGTTGCAGCCTTTAGAGGAAGCGCCGCTGACCCTCCCGGTGATAAAAGAGGTGTTGAAAACCTTTATCGCGAGTCAAGAAGGGCTCTCCCAGCACGCCTATCTTAGCGTCGAGGGTGAGCTGCTACTCAAGCGTGAAGCGCTGATCAGCCCATTGGCTGGGTGGAAAAGCTACCCTTTTACACTGCGCTGCCAGCTAACCCCTGAGGGTTTTCAAGCCGAGCTGGGGCTGACAGTGGGGTATTCGTCTACCTGCCCCTGCTCAGCGGCGTTGGCGCGGCAATTGGTTCAACAAGCCTTTGAGGAGGACTTTTCGGAAATACCGTTAACCCAGTCGGCGGTATCGGCATGGCTGGGGAGTGAAGAGGGTATATTAGCCACGCCCCACAGCCAGCGCAGCAGCGTCGAATGCCGTTTGCGCCTAGCTGAGGCGGATAACGATGAGCTGCCCATTGAGGGGTTGATCGACCATATCGAAAAGGCGCTAGGTACTGCACTGCAAACCGCCGTGAAGCGCATTGACGAGCAGGCGTTTGCCCTCGCCAACGGGCAAAACCTGATGTTCTGCGAAGACGCGGCAAGGCGTGTAGATAAGGCCCTGCGGCAATCACCGGGGGTCACCGGGTTTCAGCTCAAGGTGGTGCATGCTGAAAGCCTGCACGCCCACAATGCAGTGGCGTGCAGCGAGTGGAATTGGTGA
- a CDS encoding cytochrome c oxidase assembly protein yields the protein MNMPAPADVGWLLAWAPLIVVVLLTWGYLAAAYAQRSTAAGWSGWRCGFFIIGSLLLAIALMPPMMDWAHHDLRGHMAAHLLIGMVAPLAWVLAAPVSLLLRSLPQAGGRRLVDVLHSRPLQVVTHPVSALFLNIGGMYALYLTPLYAASLHSPLLHYWLHVHFLLAGYLFCWAILAGPDVSPHRLSLRFRLVVLFISIAAHSLLGKLMYGYGWPRGTAHGQENIQAAAQWMYYGGDLAEMLLAMVLLSVWLRQSPRHRERLLASDSLRSRQHIQKLKP from the coding sequence ATGAACATGCCGGCCCCGGCAGACGTGGGCTGGCTTTTAGCGTGGGCGCCGCTAATTGTCGTCGTGCTGTTGACGTGGGGGTACTTGGCAGCTGCCTATGCGCAGCGTTCTACGGCAGCGGGGTGGAGCGGCTGGCGTTGCGGCTTTTTCATCATAGGAAGTCTGCTGTTGGCGATTGCCCTGATGCCTCCGATGATGGACTGGGCTCACCACGACTTGCGTGGCCATATGGCAGCACACTTGTTGATTGGCATGGTGGCCCCTCTGGCGTGGGTGTTGGCGGCGCCTGTGTCGTTATTGCTGCGCAGCCTGCCGCAAGCGGGAGGGCGCAGGCTTGTTGACGTATTGCATAGCAGGCCATTGCAGGTGGTGACGCATCCAGTAAGCGCGCTGTTCCTCAATATCGGCGGTATGTACGCCCTCTATTTAACGCCGCTTTATGCCGCCTCGTTACATAGTCCGTTGCTGCACTATTGGCTGCACGTGCATTTTTTGCTGGCGGGGTATCTATTCTGCTGGGCTATCCTGGCAGGGCCAGATGTCTCACCCCACCGCTTGAGCCTTCGCTTTCGGTTGGTGGTGCTGTTTATATCCATCGCCGCCCATAGCCTGTTAGGTAAGCTGATGTACGGCTATGGCTGGCCACGGGGAACCGCTCATGGGCAAGAAAACATTCAGGCCGCCGCGCAGTGGATGTATTACGGCGGCGACCTGGCAGAAATGCTACTGGCAATGGTGCTGTTGAGCGTTTGGTTACGTCAATCACCCAGGCATCGTGAGAGGTTATTGGCCAGCGACTCGCTTAGAAGCCGCCAGCACATACAAAAACTCAAGCCCTAG
- a CDS encoding CobW family GTP-binding protein, whose translation MQEPSLIPVNLLTGFLGSGKTTLLNRWVHQTSMHNTLVVINEFGAIGLDHQLITQSDEQAVIEMSSGCLCCTLRGDLSRTLQQALEDLEAQDKPLPARVVIETTGLAEPTSLLQLLMTDHWLAHRFKLDSVVCCVDAANGMATLNAHQESQQQIAVADKLLITKTDLASEDGVSQLANQLAKLNPAAEQWQVINGELSADLLVGAGVHGGDTKGFQVDRWLKADSYALHQADTRPAAFSAPLKNSPLSPHKPDVLSHHGANINAFCFSVSELIEPAALEGWLDILMSLMGDKMLRIKAIVHLTDRDTPLALHGVQHIFHPPAPLPANSVSDRVSRFVFITQNVAPESVAELYNFFHSSQEVAQ comes from the coding sequence ATGCAGGAACCGTCATTAATACCGGTCAACCTACTGACCGGCTTCTTAGGCAGCGGCAAAACCACACTGCTCAATCGCTGGGTTCACCAAACCTCCATGCACAACACCCTGGTGGTGATCAATGAGTTTGGTGCCATCGGGTTGGATCATCAACTGATCACCCAAAGCGATGAGCAGGCGGTGATCGAAATGAGTAGCGGCTGCTTATGCTGCACGCTACGTGGGGATTTGAGCCGAACCCTGCAACAAGCGCTTGAAGACCTGGAAGCACAAGATAAACCCTTGCCTGCTCGGGTGGTGATTGAGACCACAGGGCTGGCGGAGCCTACGTCTTTGCTGCAACTGTTGATGACGGATCACTGGCTGGCGCACCGCTTTAAGCTGGATAGCGTGGTGTGCTGCGTGGATGCGGCCAATGGTATGGCAACGCTTAACGCCCACCAGGAGTCGCAACAGCAAATCGCGGTAGCCGATAAGTTATTAATCACCAAAACCGACCTGGCGAGCGAAGACGGCGTTTCCCAGTTAGCAAATCAGCTGGCTAAGTTGAACCCCGCAGCGGAGCAATGGCAGGTGATCAACGGCGAACTCTCGGCAGATTTGCTGGTGGGGGCGGGGGTGCATGGTGGCGACACCAAGGGGTTCCAGGTGGATCGATGGCTCAAAGCCGATAGCTACGCCTTGCATCAGGCCGATACTCGTCCAGCCGCTTTTTCTGCTCCGCTGAAGAATTCGCCATTGAGCCCACATAAGCCCGATGTGCTTTCCCATCACGGCGCTAACATTAATGCCTTCTGTTTTAGTGTGAGCGAGCTTATTGAGCCTGCGGCCCTGGAGGGGTGGCTAGACATTTTGATGTCGTTAATGGGCGACAAAATGCTGCGCATTAAAGCTATTGTGCACCTCACTGATCGGGATACACCGCTAGCGCTACATGGCGTGCAGCATATTTTTCATCCGCCTGCGCCCCTGCCAGCCAACAGTGTGAGCGACCGGGTATCACGCTTTGTGTTTATTACCCAAAACGTTGCGCCCGAAAGCGTGGCCGAGCTCTACAACTTTTTCCACTCCTCCCAAGAGGTAGCCCAATGA
- a CDS encoding NAD(P)(+) transhydrogenase (Re/Si-specific) subunit beta, which yields MLGQGFVSAAAIAASVLFILSLGGLSNQEKAKRAVWYGIVGMAVAVFFTAFGPGIGGYWWLIPMMIIGAGIGVYLAGKVEMTEMPQLVAALHSFVGLAAVFVAWSADLERRRVMAAQAADASMEQFSAFAALVATKAPDELMFLQIEVVFAIFIGAVTFTGSVIAFGKLAGKVDGKPRQLPGGHMLNAGAAAVSLLLAILYLNGAGFWTLILLAALSFFIGYHLIMGIGGADMPVVVSMLNSYSGWAAAAVGFTLSNDLLIVTGALVGSSGAILSYIMCKAMNRNFINVILGGFGGSQGPAAEIEGEQVAIDAGGVASALNDADSVIIVPGYGMAVAQAQSAVSDLVRKLRAAGKEVRFGIHPVAGRLPGHMNVLLAEAKVPYDIVLEMDEINDDFASTDVVIVIGSNDIVNPAAEEDPNSPIAGMPVLKVWEAKQVFICKRGQGTGYSGIENPLFFKENSRMFYGDARDSLNTLLPLVE from the coding sequence ATGTTAGGTCAAGGATTCGTATCTGCTGCGGCGATCGCGGCAAGCGTTTTGTTCATCCTCTCGTTGGGGGGATTAAGTAACCAGGAAAAAGCCAAGCGAGCGGTGTGGTACGGCATCGTCGGCATGGCGGTTGCGGTCTTCTTTACCGCCTTTGGTCCAGGAATCGGTGGCTACTGGTGGCTGATCCCGATGATGATCATCGGCGCCGGCATCGGCGTTTACCTGGCGGGCAAGGTCGAGATGACCGAAATGCCCCAGCTGGTGGCCGCCCTGCACAGCTTTGTCGGCCTGGCGGCGGTGTTCGTCGCCTGGAGCGCGGACCTGGAGCGCCGCCGGGTAATGGCGGCGCAGGCAGCGGACGCCTCCATGGAGCAGTTTTCCGCTTTTGCAGCGCTGGTGGCCACGAAAGCACCTGACGAGCTGATGTTCCTGCAAATCGAGGTGGTGTTCGCCATCTTTATCGGTGCGGTCACCTTCACTGGCTCGGTCATCGCCTTCGGTAAGCTAGCGGGCAAGGTCGATGGCAAACCCCGTCAGCTGCCCGGTGGGCATATGCTCAACGCCGGGGCGGCTGCGGTGTCGCTGCTGCTGGCGATTCTGTACCTCAACGGCGCGGGCTTCTGGACGCTGATCCTGCTGGCGGCGCTTTCGTTCTTTATCGGCTACCACCTGATCATGGGCATCGGCGGGGCGGATATGCCGGTCGTGGTCTCCATGCTCAACAGCTATTCCGGCTGGGCGGCGGCGGCCGTCGGCTTTACGCTGTCGAACGACCTGCTGATCGTCACCGGCGCCCTGGTGGGCTCTTCCGGTGCGATTCTGTCGTACATCATGTGCAAGGCGATGAACCGCAACTTTATCAACGTCATTCTGGGCGGCTTTGGCGGCAGCCAAGGGCCAGCGGCGGAGATTGAAGGCGAGCAGGTGGCGATTGATGCCGGTGGCGTTGCCAGCGCGCTTAACGACGCCGACAGCGTGATTATCGTGCCGGGCTATGGCATGGCGGTGGCTCAGGCGCAAAGCGCGGTGAGCGACCTGGTTCGCAAGCTGCGCGCGGCCGGTAAAGAGGTGCGTTTTGGTATCCACCCGGTGGCGGGGCGTTTGCCGGGGCACATGAATGTGCTGCTGGCCGAGGCCAAGGTGCCCTACGATATCGTGCTGGAAATGGACGAAATCAATGATGATTTCGCTTCGACCGATGTGGTGATCGTGATTGGCTCCAACGACATCGTCAATCCGGCCGCCGAGGAAGACCCCAACAGCCCGATCGCTGGCATGCCGGTGTTGAAGGTCTGGGAAGCCAAGCAGGTATTTATCTGCAAGCGCGGCCAGGGGACCGGCTACTCGGGTATCGAGAACCCGCTGTTCTTCAAGGAAAACAGCCGCATGTTCTACGGCGATGCCCGAGATAGCCTGAATACGCTGTTGCCGTTGGTTGAGTAG
- a CDS encoding DUF2243 domain-containing protein codes for MNVSNFFSQSDARRSLWAAALAGAGIMAGVDEIVFHQLLQWHHFFDRSTPMIGIVSDGLLHAAELLAIVIGVILLIDLSQRKRLAKAWAWSGFFLGMGGFQLFDGIVSHKILRIHQIRYGVDPLLYDLTWNAAAVVLLLIGGWLYHRAKRRNPV; via the coding sequence ATGAATGTTTCCAACTTCTTTTCACAATCAGATGCTCGCCGTTCGCTATGGGCCGCCGCGCTAGCAGGTGCGGGCATTATGGCGGGTGTTGACGAAATCGTCTTTCACCAGTTGCTTCAGTGGCATCATTTTTTCGACCGCTCGACCCCCATGATAGGCATCGTCTCGGATGGCTTATTACATGCAGCCGAGCTGCTGGCCATTGTGATAGGTGTCATTTTATTAATCGATCTCTCCCAACGAAAGCGCCTGGCCAAGGCGTGGGCCTGGTCCGGGTTCTTTTTAGGCATGGGGGGCTTTCAGCTGTTTGATGGCATTGTTAGCCATAAGATTTTGCGCATTCACCAAATCCGCTACGGGGTGGACCCGCTGCTCTATGACCTTACCTGGAACGCCGCCGCCGTGGTGCTATTGCTGATCGGTGGGTGGCTCTATCATCGCGCCAAGCGCAGGAACCCCGTATGA
- the dksA gene encoding RNA polymerase-binding protein DksA, translating into MPASDYMNAEQLAFFRQRLLDERAEIEAHLKEMKDVIASHERDSDESDQASFEEELRLALRQADRESRLLNNIESALKRIENGDYGYCEETGEPIGLARLMFRPTAKLCIEAKERQEQQEHHYRKARWE; encoded by the coding sequence ATGCCTGCCAGTGACTATATGAACGCCGAGCAGTTGGCATTTTTCCGCCAGCGGCTGCTCGACGAGCGTGCCGAAATAGAGGCGCACTTAAAGGAGATGAAGGACGTTATCGCCTCCCACGAGCGCGATAGCGACGAATCGGATCAAGCTTCTTTTGAGGAGGAACTGCGCCTGGCCTTGAGGCAAGCGGATCGCGAGAGCCGCTTGCTCAACAACATTGAGTCAGCCTTAAAGCGCATTGAGAACGGCGACTATGGCTACTGCGAAGAGACCGGCGAGCCTATTGGCCTAGCCCGGCTAATGTTTAGGCCCACTGCGAAGCTCTGTATTGAGGCGAAAGAGCGCCAGGAACAACAGGAACACCATTATCGCAAAGCACGCTGGGAGTAG
- a CDS encoding Re/Si-specific NAD(P)(+) transhydrogenase subunit alpha, with protein MKIGAPKESARGEARVALTPESAQHIQKLGHECLIEAGAGEAAGFNDDAYRNAGVSVVDGAEALWRDAEVVIKVREPSDAEVTLLREGQTLIAFFWPAQNEALLEACKAQGATVIAMDMVPRISRAQKMDALSSMANIAGYRAVIEAGNNFGRFFTGQVTAAGKVPPAKVLVVGAGVAGLAAIGTATSLGAVVRAFDVRPEVSEQIESMGAEFLFLEFDEKTQDGAESGGYAAPSSPEFREKQLACFREQAPDVDIVITTALIPGKPAPKLWLEDMVAAMKPGSVIIDLAAEKGGNCDLTKPDERVVTDNGVVVVGYTDFPSRMATQSSLLYATNIRHMLTDLTPEKDGVINHNMDDDVVRGATVTHQGEVTFPPPPPKVKAIGAAKPKKKEKEPTPEERKAAEHAAFKAQTKRQVGLLAAGGALMLLLGQVAPTSFMQHFIVFVLACFIGFQVIWNVSHSLHTPLMAVTNAISGIIILGAILQIGTSSVIVGILAAISVLIASINIVGGFLVTRRMLAMFQKS; from the coding sequence GTGAAAATTGGCGCACCGAAGGAAAGTGCCCGGGGGGAGGCGCGCGTCGCGCTCACCCCCGAGAGCGCCCAACATATCCAAAAGCTGGGCCACGAATGCCTGATTGAAGCCGGCGCCGGTGAGGCAGCGGGCTTTAATGATGACGCTTATCGCAACGCGGGCGTCAGCGTGGTGGACGGCGCCGAGGCGCTCTGGCGCGACGCCGAGGTGGTCATTAAAGTCCGCGAGCCTTCCGACGCAGAAGTAACGTTACTGCGCGAAGGACAAACGCTGATTGCCTTCTTCTGGCCCGCACAAAACGAGGCGTTGCTGGAAGCCTGCAAGGCCCAGGGCGCGACCGTCATCGCGATGGACATGGTGCCGCGCATTTCCCGGGCACAGAAGATGGACGCGCTGTCGTCCATGGCCAATATCGCGGGCTACCGCGCGGTCATTGAAGCGGGCAACAACTTTGGCCGCTTTTTCACCGGGCAGGTAACGGCGGCTGGCAAGGTGCCGCCTGCCAAAGTGCTGGTGGTCGGGGCTGGCGTGGCTGGCCTGGCGGCGATTGGTACGGCGACCAGCCTGGGCGCGGTTGTGCGCGCCTTCGATGTGCGTCCCGAAGTGTCCGAGCAAATCGAATCCATGGGCGCAGAGTTCCTGTTCCTCGAGTTTGACGAGAAGACCCAGGATGGCGCCGAGAGCGGTGGCTATGCGGCACCCTCAAGCCCAGAGTTCCGCGAGAAGCAGCTTGCCTGTTTCCGCGAGCAAGCACCGGATGTTGATATTGTCATCACCACCGCGCTGATTCCCGGCAAGCCCGCCCCCAAGCTGTGGCTTGAGGATATGGTCGCGGCGATGAAGCCCGGCTCGGTGATTATCGACCTGGCGGCCGAGAAAGGCGGTAACTGCGATCTAACCAAGCCCGACGAGCGGGTAGTGACTGATAACGGCGTGGTGGTGGTTGGCTACACCGATTTCCCCTCGCGCATGGCGACTCAGTCGTCGCTGCTTTACGCCACCAACATCCGCCACATGTTGACCGATCTAACGCCTGAAAAAGACGGCGTGATCAACCACAACATGGACGACGACGTGGTCCGTGGCGCGACAGTGACCCACCAGGGCGAAGTGACCTTCCCGCCACCGCCGCCCAAGGTGAAAGCGATTGGCGCGGCCAAACCCAAGAAGAAAGAGAAGGAGCCCACGCCGGAGGAGAGAAAGGCCGCCGAGCACGCGGCGTTCAAGGCGCAAACCAAGCGTCAGGTGGGTTTGTTGGCCGCAGGGGGCGCGCTGATGCTGCTGCTCGGCCAGGTGGCGCCGACCTCATTCATGCAGCATTTCATCGTGTTCGTGCTGGCCTGCTTCATCGGTTTCCAGGTGATCTGGAACGTCAGCCACTCGCTGCACACACCCTTGATGGCCGTGACCAATGCGATTTCGGGCATCATCATTCTCGGCGCGATTTTGCAGATCGGCACGAGTAGCGTGATCGTGGGCATATTAGCCGCCATCTCGGTGCTGATTGCGTCCATCAATATTGTCGGTGGCTTCCTGGTGACACGCCGGATGCTTGCCATGTTCCAAAAATCCTAA
- the speB gene encoding agmatinase, giving the protein MPSLFGDVISTFMGVPKATDPQATDAEVVVSGVPFDLACSGRSGTRMGPNAIRQSTANLIWEGKRWPWDFALPERLNVCDAGNVDYAYGEPESLVDNLETHAMRWLKAGKKMLTLGGDHYITLPLLRAHAREHGPLALIHLDAHTDTYEHGTRFDHGTIFHHALKEGLLVPEHSLQIGIRTSYDRHNHPFEVLEADWVNEHGAAAVLERIRARVGHHPVYVSLDIDGLDPAYAPGTGTPVCGGMSTDFMLKVIRGMVGMDLIGMDVVEVNPAYDHGEITSLAAATLGLEFLYVLAASKRVAGQ; this is encoded by the coding sequence ATGCCAAGCTTGTTCGGTGACGTTATCTCGACCTTTATGGGTGTCCCCAAGGCCACCGACCCGCAGGCCACCGATGCAGAGGTAGTGGTTAGCGGCGTGCCGTTTGACCTTGCCTGCTCGGGCCGGTCGGGCACCCGCATGGGGCCGAACGCGATTCGCCAAAGTACCGCCAACCTGATTTGGGAAGGCAAACGCTGGCCGTGGGATTTCGCTCTGCCAGAACGCTTAAACGTGTGCGATGCAGGTAACGTTGACTACGCCTATGGCGAGCCCGAAAGCCTGGTCGATAACCTGGAAACCCACGCCATGCGCTGGCTAAAGGCGGGCAAAAAGATGCTGACGCTGGGCGGTGACCACTACATCACCCTGCCGCTGCTACGCGCGCATGCCCGTGAACATGGCCCGCTGGCCCTAATACACCTTGATGCCCATACCGATACCTACGAGCACGGCACGCGCTTTGACCACGGCACCATTTTCCACCATGCCTTAAAAGAAGGCCTGCTGGTGCCTGAGCACTCGCTGCAAATTGGCATACGCACAAGCTACGACCGCCACAACCATCCTTTTGAGGTGCTAGAGGCTGACTGGGTCAACGAACACGGTGCCGCGGCAGTGCTGGAGCGCATTCGCGCTCGCGTGGGCCACCACCCGGTCTACGTGAGCCTGGACATCGACGGCCTTGACCCCGCCTATGCGCCCGGTACGGGCACGCCGGTCTGCGGCGGCATGTCGACCGATTTTATGCTGAAAGTGATTCGCGGCATGGTGGGTATGGACTTGATAGGAATGGATGTGGTGGAAGTGAACCCCGCCTACGACCACGGCGAGATCACCTCGCTTGCCGCTGCAACGCTAGGGCTTGAGTTTTTGTATGTGCTGGCGGCTTCTAAGCGAGTCGCTGGCCAATAA